The nucleotide window taggtctcttttgtgccgtaaacaaatgattttttattagcCAACCGAATGGTGTGAACACAGACCACACCAGACACGCAACTCAATAATCTGGAAGTGGCAGACGAGAGAAACAGTTGTTGTTCTTCTCTCTCATCGCGATATAAAACGTACCTAGGTGGCGCTCTTGGCCGACGAATAGcgggatttttaattttgaattaaaatttaatttaaaatgtttttatacatgtagaaaaataattgaaacaaaaattgagcttTGTCAAATTGTATTTGCATAAGTACAACAAagattcacaataataataatgctatGCCACATCTTTTCATAACAAACACAGACTGAATGAGAACTAGTAACATTAGATCATAGGGATTCcaagaaaactgaaacaaaacgTTATGCAAGAGGACAAAGTTGTTTGTAAATGTGGACCCAATGAATCAGAATTTGATGGTACTGTAGGTGTATGAATTGTCCAAGAAGTAGACATTTAAtggtattgttattatttatgcaaaatttttctttttgtgcgTGCTGACATTTGCCGGCTGGCTTCAGATCTTAAATTTCGGACAAGTCTTGTACAGTACCATGGGATTCCTATTCTACATAtacttttaagtaaaaaatctttcaaaaaataaaaatgttcctcacaagtaataaatgagaaatcaatTTCTTGGTTAAGCAAATTTGTTGCTACATCTTGTAGGTTATTCTTTTCACAAATAATCGGTAGCTTATTCTCTAAAACTGTAATACCAATACCAACCGCAATAACAAACTGTTTAGAAGGattaaacaatttattcttAGAATTTGAGAATTCCTTActggaaataaattgattacatGGCTCAGTGTCATCTGAGCTCAAGATGTAACTGCATCTATCGCaaacaaagtttgaaaataattttttaattataaaaccgCTGACATAAGCAACCGATAATGTCTGAAGAGAACCAATTTCTACAGCATTTGCAATGTCAACAGCAAATGCACTAGAATTACTTAGTGAAGTGCCTGCAATTTCAATACTTGATTCGTTCATACTTTCAACGGATTCTGAAACACCAGCAGCAGGTTCTAATAAGGAACGTAAATTACTTAAAAGAGTTAATTCATCTTCCTCGCAATTTGTTCCCTTCAAACCCTGATTTGTGAGTCCATTAATAATTTGTGTTTTCAGAGACCCGATAAACTAAACCCAGATGAAGGAAAAGGCGTTCATTAATTCCCACATCGAAAGGAATGCTCTGCAGTAATGAAAAAAGTGTTCTTCTTGATGGAAGTACTAAGAGACGTTCTAATAAAGCATAGCATTTTGGGCTTCGTTTATAAATCGCTAAAGACATTATTTTGTCATCCAGTGTCCACCGTCTTCTATGTGGCGAGCGCTTGGCACAACGCATCTGAGACATCATAAAGTTAGATATGCTAGATGGCATGCCtgcaaggaaaaaaattattagtttagaagtaaatacaaattataattacttGTTGTTTACCTTTGATACAATTATTCATTGCtatattttctaaagttttaatccttttccctttttgtttgtaaactttttgtaattttcttatgCGACCCTGCTTCCTCTTTACAATAACCATCAACTTTTGCTTTCTTGGTGTTATCTGTGTTGAACACAAGCCTTCAACGTCCTTAAAAAGAGTCCTTCTACATCTAACTGTACTTGAAATTGGTGTGACAGCCCATTGGGATGGTGACTGCGAGGAATTTGTTTTCTCATGCTCAGTAACTTCACTGTTTGCATTACTTAATGATTTGGTATCCAAAAGagtctaagaaattgaatttcaattaacacCTAAGTTATGTTTTATTGCATAAAGCAAGATAAAAGCAAATCATCTAGAATAATACCTGTGGTTCtggctttattatatattgggatataatgtttacttttttatttgctatCTGGTCCAGtccctaaaattattattttcattgtaaaatacaaacctaattaatattagaatacaACCTTCATAACATGGTCCTTCTGGACTTCCAGAATTGTGGGCACTGCATCAGCTTTCAAACGTAAAACTGAGGTACACGGCACAAATCTATCTTTTGTGAAATGCTCATTGCAGATTCTAACATGGCCACATAGTGGTCTATATTTCATTCCCATAGCTTCCTGCCATATTTGCGACCTGTAACACACATGTAATTATTGTACATTGTAAAATAGCAacctgttttttagtttcatctGGTACAGCTCGATTTTAATCTTTGCAGTAAGGAAACCtcagtaataaaaaaccaaacattCATCTAACATGCATAAACGTATGGGTACTTACACaacaagataataaattttctgtttacctATCTGCGCTACGGGGAAAGCAAAATAAATGCTTTACGTCGTCTTCAGAATTACCGCACACAatacaaaatctcattttccggtgaatgatgattattgaaaccacaCAAACCCACAAATAGAATCCAATTGCATGTAGCGTGATGAACAAAACAGAACGGCGGGGTTTTACATGTGTCATTTCACATTCCATTTATTAATGTCAATTATGGTAGTGACATCTGTGTGCAAATAATGTAACTTTCGAAAgatttctgtaaatacaaaagcGCCTCTACAAACGTTTTGTAGTAAGTGTGATAAAGATAGATAAATACGATTTGTAATGTACTgaacaatgatgaaaaaaactgcCTTCTTTTTGGATCTACTTTCCCGTCTGGTGTGGTCTGTGGGTGTGAAGTTATTTCGGTATTATTGTGATTAAATTGCGAAAATGGCCTTTTGTTGTGTTGAATAACGTACGGTAGTTGAAATGTCAGAGTTGAACTCAAGTTACTGTTATGAGTTTTATATTTAACTAATCGTAAGtgtaatatttcttttatcaatCATAATTCTGTGGtcaacagaaaaagaagaatttgacaTATCTTTTTTAAAGTCAGTTAATTCTAGAATGTAGTAACGTGTGTATTAAAATACTTGTAAAAAAATCTATGGTAatcttatttattgttaaatatttaattattgtttttgattaacTCCTAGATTAAATTCAATCTTGtctttctaataattctaaaatttatcaattcaataacACTCATAATCTCTTTcggtaattgaaaaattactaagCGTCATACTATAATTACATTGTAATTATATTCTAATTTACACTAATAGCAtttgaagtagaaaataattaagtacATCTTATTTAGAATCCGTAAACTCTTAAATTCTTTCATTAACTAAGAACAGGTGTTCATTTGTATTATATAGTTACTCTACATCTATTTTTTTAAGGGACGACTTAAATTGTATCTTGGTAActaagtaaaattaatttaatagataattaaaaaggataattataaaattagcaataaattataaccttaatattatgaatttttgattggGACTACCAGTTGACCTCAGATAATTCTCTGACCGCGCGctctatctcgaaaacagttcaagtacaagaaaatgtaaatgaaaaagttgtagagaattgaataCAGTACAGTATAAGAAATACAAATAGCACAAAACTCATAGAAAtcgagatatttgcaaaaatgtaaatgaaatggattttattttgataatagttgattaattttgataatgagATGCCAAATTATAAGTTTTTACATAgtaatatactgggtatgtcgattttccgaGATATTCACctaattttaagtaaaataaaattgattctatCTTCCCTTGgcacaattttataattaagtaTTGAAAATTCACCACAAATTGTGTTAATTCCTTAATTATTCCATTAGTAATAactttaatgaaaaacaaaaaaaattgttggattTATTGCATTATGTaccaatttaatatattataacaaatatttttacaacCTTGTCTTTTTGTAGTCCGAGCTTTGAGCTTTGCTTGCCGGTTGAAACCGCAGTTTTTCAAcactatttttcaattataaaaaaaaaataaaagcaaaaattatttattaataatttaatatgacACTTTTGATTAgaatttaacaatatttcacATATCTTTGGATGATTGTTATAAGAGGCAATTGTTCTAAGATCAACTATAGGTTAGGTAGGAATGTCCttttaaccaaaaattatttaatgcttgagaatattttttttggaattcttGTTGACATTATAACAATCGCCTAAAGTATTTAACAACGAAattcgtttaataaaaacattagttaaataaacataaaattcttaatttttaactttaaagtgatttttatagtaatttcaaatatgtacatttaaaatatattgtacaaCTAGTACGGAAATATCCGATTTCCCCGCGTGTTGTAcactatattttttccataacttagacgaaataattaatatttcgcCATATGGTTATGATTTAGATGAGTAACAACAAAGTACCTAATAGAATGGTGCAAATTGTCTACCAGCAAGTTTGGAATTTGTGGTTTTAGTTCTAGAAGCTTCTTAGAACAACCAAATCAACTTACAATACATCAATATTATACTTTAAGTGAAAAATTGGCTGTAAAATCAATTCCTTCGCTTATTTGCCATGAAAAGGAGTTATAATTtgtattcttttataaaaaaatagatttgtatttggaaaaaataccataaaactaaaaaagttacaaaatatcACTTtgttgtttaaataaataaaaaataatatttgaacctACAGTCTAATCAGCATTACcaatagcaaaataaaaatagacatGGCCactataaactttgaaaataatttttatcgatGAATATTAATGAGACTTTTTGTCCCTACGAAATACATCAATTACATGTATCCAGATACTGgataaaaatatactaaacgATATTATGAATGTAACTATACGGAATTAGAATTACAATGAGCCATCATGTGTGGCCTTTGTTCGAGCCTCTGAACGCTGGCACTTAAGTACGAATTTTCGACATACAGTTCTTTTACTAACATGTCGGCTTTTTCTAATTTATCCATTTGATCTTTGTTAATACGGATCTGTTGATTTAATTTATCTtgtatatatttgagttttgCATAAGCGTCGGCCCGTTCGCTGTTTATCTgatgccaaaaacctacaagaaaaataaaaaattgtatcaatAGACACAAACTATAAATTATCATACACTAATATAACGaatttgtcattattttttcatatctttagaAATAGTAAACATGTTTTGGGGAAGTGGAAAGTGTTGTGAAGTTGAATGTCGATTTTCATTCAAAACTTCTAAAGACAGTAAAACAGTTATGTAACAAGTGACCACACTATTTAAATTGATAGATCTaaataaaatgaacatttttaagcgatatacagtatatattttattaaaattctattgGGGAATTTcggtgtttttttatttaatttgaaattaaaaataaacgcGAATCATAAAAGATGTAATGGGGGTCAAATTTTCAGCAGATGTCTTCTCCCTAAGGCCGATTCATTTTGGTACACTATGcgcaaaatataaaattaatcatttaaagtggttaatttttcaacaataagtcaaaaaaaataaatccagGATAGTTCAAtagatgttgaaaaaaattcaatttctaggttatgttttattcacattttgtttttaaatagttaGATCATTCAGCTGTCAGGCATTCAAATAGATCGTTTTGCCTCACTTAAAACTTCCAAAAAATGATGTCCTTTGAAGAGCTAATTTGGCACCTTGGCTTGAACCTCCTAAACATGACTATACAAACTTCAAGAGTTGTTAAGTCTTCATTTTTAAGTGACaaaactatttcaatttatgtGTTTGTAAATTTGTTATAGTCTATAGTTAGGTCATTAAGCAGTCAAGGATCATAGGCATTCTAATAGGTTCGTTGTGCCTCAATTTCAAAGACTGATGTCCTTTGAAGAGCTAAGGTACTTTGGCTTGAACCTTTCAAACATGACTAGACAAACTTCAAGACTtgttattcttcatttttaagtgacaaaactatttcaaatttggattttccaACTATACTACTTTGCCACTACTTCTATCCCCAGATCTTTTAGTTTCTTATTTCGTCTCTTGTATGACTCTTAGACACCATTTTAGTCCAACAGAAAAGAAATATCGACTTTTAAATCAGTGTTCGATactttctattaaataattatgaaaataatagttatatatttcacataatttttaattatataatgaaaaagtacaaacacaaaaacaataaattttgtcaaaactgcataattttgacaataataaatcttaAAACATCATGGATTGGTACTATAGACGATTACCAACGTTTGGAATACAATTTCTCATGATATCAGAACAATTAATTCATCTAtactttgaatatttaatttcttttaaggtaaaatatatttacttacgTTGTTCACTGCAGTACTTCTGTTGCTGAAGACAAATATACAAATGTCTCACTTTCTTCTCCAACATTTCTCTTACTGCATTCAAACGATGAAAATGTCCTATTGGTATAACGATCCTCTGTTCAGAATTAAAATTCGTGTtgttattataacttttttgtCTTCCCCGCTGTTCCAGTTCGTTATATTCATCAGGTTTTTCAGGTACgttctttttgtaaatatttttgttatacttCTTCGTTCTCTTCGGTCTACAAGGAGTACAAGGTGTAGACTGTTTATCTAAACTGGTAGTACTGCAAGAAGTAGACGGTCCATTAGACTCcgttttattatcaaaattccaaTTGACCGGAAGGGATTTACAATTTTCTGATAATTCTTCAGATCCGCGTTGTTGATTCCACAATAGAGAATGGTTTGTGCAATTAGATTGAGGTGAAGGTGGTACCATTTCTTCTGgatataaattcgtattttcaaCTATATAACTCGATAGGTTTTGAGTTTTGTTAAAGATTCTACTCTGTTCGATATCTATTTCGACTTGTACGGCAACATCTTTAGCTTCTTGATGTTTCAAAGCTAATTCTGTTaacttttctttcaaaaatgcAATTTCTTCGTCTTTTTGAATCAATTTACATTCAGTCTCCtctttataaatttcaaattcttcttctaaatcGGTAAATTGTTTTTCGAGATTATAAGTTTCTTCTATAGTTGGTAATCTGCTATCAGTCGCATCTGATTCGGCGAATTGTTCTTcgtattcttttattttcaacacTAATTCCGTTAATTTATCACTGTTGATCTTTTGCTCTACTTCGTACATCTGCCTTTCTTCGTCAACTTTATTTTGCCAGTAATCCTCGCACTTTTcgtattcatttttcaatagatCCACGCAGTTTTCTAATTCCGCACATTTAGCACataattcttcattttcattttctaattgtTTCACTCTAACCTCAAACTCCGATAAAAAGTCAGTTTGCGAACTAGCGCAAGCGTATTCTTTTTCTACGTTCACAATTTCTGGGTAATCTATAGAGTTTGTGACTTTATCTAAAAGAGACTGCTCTATCTTATCGctaatcttttttatattatcacaATTCACGTTATCTGTTTCTATCATCATTTTCATCGctatttttacgtattttattattttttctaattcttgTACTTTGTTGTTTAAATAAAGTGGATCCGTACTCCAGTTCGCCCCGAAATTCTGTCAACAAAAATACTAATATCAATACTatcgaaaaacatattaaaataaaaatataataatcttgtggttgaattaaaaaataatataaaataagtaataaatacCCCTGTGGTTGAACCATCAATTTCTTTACTATTATAACATAAATTAATTTGGGCAGTAACTTTAAAAACTTGAGGAGACATATTTAATcgattataacaaaaaaaaaacgtcgtGTAATCTGTTATCAGTATATCACTTCTAATCGCGAAATacgtaaaatttatttaaaaacttttaacgCCAAGAATGTAAATTCCAGATAATTATAAACCGCGCATTTTTCAAAGCAGACACTGACCTGTCTTCGTCTAGGATTTTTGACACACTGCCAAAAATGCGAGTCGGAAGTAAAcaaaatgtttatgtttgtaCGAGAGATGTTAAAAAGTTTATGTAGtctgacaaaaattatttatgtaagtGCATACGTCTTTGAACATACAAGAACTTATAGGTTAGAAGTACAAGTAAtgatgtacaaaatattttgttaatttgaattattttaactttactatgtattagtaaattatatattgtaaatatttcaatggaaTCGTCAATAAatacattctttttcaaatatataaaacttaatAATATAATCGATTTACTACTGataactaaatttaaaaaaagtttgacCCAAGGTTAAGTAAAGGATAGTAAATAATTCAGTGtagatatttttgtgaaaatggaaagaaaacgtcaataaatacacttttttaaaataaaatatataaataatatgattgACTTACTactgaaaactaaattaaaaaaaaaaacaaatttcttttataaacttCTCGTAcgataagtttttattttatagacgGTTTACGCAAATGTTAAACGCAAGGTTAagtaaagtttttattttcctttgaGAGCCCTAGATGGTTCTGTAAACagaatttaaaatcaaatacaGCATATTCAATCAGCACCTCAATAAACTCTCATTTTTATAGTATGGTCTTCTTGAACATACAGaggacgaaaaaaaaaacggttggCATGGAGCAAACCATCGTGCAATGCAAGATGCAAAATATCTTGATCAAAATTATGCGCAGACGAAGCACAACTGATTGATTCGTTTCACAATTGCAATTATATCGGCTTAGTATCATTTCTATTGCATGCAATTTACAATTCCAGAAGTAAATATGGTTACTTTGTAAATTTAGATCAGCtgattaaaagtacaactgacttttgttataaatataacgTTGTTAGTTCCTTGTTGATGGTATTTATTTACTTCAATTTAGAAGGTTGGCAGCTATAAAGAAGAGAAAAGGGTTTGTTTTGATTAATGGAAGGAATGATGCTATGGAAAAACCCTTATACGATGTCAAACAATGTTTTGTTCTTACCAGAAATTCTAACAATATGTATGTGAAACAACTTTAAATAGTGAATGCAATGTACAAGTTAACagataaaaataagatttttaaatATCGTAGTAAACTTGCAATTTTAAGTATTATAAATTTGGTATTTCTCATATTTACAGTTAAATTTGTTGTATGTGTAGAAaagaatcataaataattattttgttttgaataatacattaataaatagaaatatactGAAATCTTAAATAAcattatttgaggttatgacCTCCAATTGTTAAAAGAAAACATTGGGTCTTACTAAGAACAATGAAATTCCTTCTAATTGcatataagaaataatataatttaaaaaacttacGCACGtgattttcatatttgataaaGGACCAAGAAACCATGGAAacttgtaaacaaaaatatagacCAAACCAGCTTCGATAATCTCGCACgtcaataaactaaaaattttgtctGAACCCGAATTTCGACCACCAGTGATCTCATCAATCACCTTGAAActgataattatttatgtaaacaAAAAGTATTGAATTCTGTTTTTTCTCAATAGATAAAAGTATGTGGCGAGtgtttactttaaaaattatcagATTTCAGATCTCTTCAAAGATATGTCATTAACATAAAATACGAGGTGCGTTCTAATTTTACTTCCATACATATATGGGTGTCCGATGGATTTAAGatctatataacaaaaaaataaagaacataataaacatttctaacgttttaatcaatataaggTCGACAAATgcaggttttatttttttaaaattacatcgACCAAATGTTGGCCGTATCGTGTCGAGATTGTTTCGTACATTCTACTTTTGAGATACACCCACAGAAAAAAGTTCATGGGGGTAAGATCCGGGGACCTGTGTGGCCAAAGAATGTCACCGAAACGGCTTATCAATTTTCTAGGGAAGAAATCACGAAGCTGCGTCATGGTATCCCTAGCAGTGTGTGGCGTGGCGCCATCTTGCTGCAACCATGCTTGTGAAGCAACACCGTCTACGGAAATTGCTTGCCCTTGACGATTTTCAAAGAAATAGTAAATAAGTAAATTCGGCCccatttcagcataaaaatagcttCTTAGTATTAAACTCTAGTTCAAAATCCACGTGAGTGGTTATAATTGAATTAAGACATagaaaagtaaagaaaaaaaaagttctcgtgtagatcatgttttaaatttgaaatatccacttaaaattttaatatgaatctAGTTTTGGATTAGGATCCTCAATCAGACGATGGGTGATCTACCTAACTCCTGGTTATAGTTTTCGAAAAGTCCATTAGCCTGTAATATCTTCTACAGATGTTGCTTCACCCTTACCTGGCTAGGGTGAATCATCCCTAATACATTGTGGTTTACATATAATCGAATTCTGTGAGgataaaaatgtgaatatatttagaaaaatattaatataaggCTTTGGTATGAGCTCCTCTTTTGGATGGTTTCTTTCGACAAAAAAAGTAGTCGTCCTTTATCCAATGATCAATTATACACTTTGTCTTTAATATCCTCTACAGATTTTCTTTCACCCTTACCAGGTAAGTATGGAGTAACATTCCTAACACATTGTTGGTGACATATCATCGAATTTTGTAAGTATTAGAATGAGGAAAACTTTGAATCTATAAAGAAACTTGTAATTTTAAGGCTTTGGTATCATTTTCatgtaatttaaattttttaggttattaGTTTACCATTAGGGgcagtatttttaattttaattcatccCGGAGCATAGATTCGAAACAAGTAATGACCCAAACATAGGTTTTTAATGTCATTATGTCATATATGACTGACAAAAAGATAATTacagaattttgaaattccttTACTGACAATTAAGTCAAGTCAAATTTAAGTATACATACAAGACAGTTATCAACAGTTCAAGATatctaaattcgaatttttggaaccgttaatgaacacactgtttacacgacacaaacactcataattacactgtctgaagtcatcgtcttcagagattgaatgTAAACAGTtcaacttcagtctctgaagacgatcaCATGGTTATCGAAATCAAAATGGATAGATTCCGTTGCTATTTTGTATACATATCCAcgtctttatttttttaaaggagCCAAATACGATTTGTATATGTGGGGACTGGTATTACTCCGATACCATTAAAAAATCtcttattatttcaatcaagagctatattattaaaagaagCTTCTccataaataaaacaacaattatatacaaacattttattaacaaatctAATCGCAAAAACATGCTTAAATTAgtcaaaatttaaagaaaaatcatttatggAGAAGCTTCAGAATGACAGCACTAGAGCAacaacaaataagaaaaaaggtAACGATAATACTGATTTGATCACagcatatgaaaaaaataatcactgGCTGGCTAAAAATTCTTCAGCTTCTCCACTAACACAAAATTATGTTAACGCAAAATTAAAAGCTCTTAGTGCAACCATTCCAATaagatacaaaaattaataaaaaaaaaatcgaaaatacaaaaaaatctgtttcaCATGTTACAGTGAGTTTAATTAGGTGTAGATATTGatgaattgttatttttagggaatatatgtgaattttttttagacaACCATAATTTGGGGCtagaaaaaactagaaatagtAGTTGTAAACTATTCTAATAAACCTCACAATCAAAAACATCTTCTTACTATGTAGTTGTGGGAAAATCATTAATGCTTGTTTACTAATAGTGTACCAGACAGTACCACAGTGTAGGGTACCACTACGCAAACACTTACACTTGACTGTCCGctgcgcgttttgataaccaaattataGTCTTCAGAGTAAACTGTACAGGCATTTGAAGAAGAGAGAGAACTGTATTTATCGAATATTAGAAGAGTAAACTGGTTTAAAGTCTACCTTCAATATCCGAAGAAGATGTTACGAATCTGGAGCCGGCCCTGCCTGGATTTGGTTGAATTCTAAATTCGGCGAAGGCGGCAAACTGTGATGTACGATGTAAATACTTGGAATTATAAATTTCGGCGGATATAACTCTTTATTACAGCAGGCGGTTCATttactttgttttgtttgtttatttttccagAACTATTATAATTCTTTTGTGATACATATATAGGGAGTTTATGTAGAGCAGTTTAGttcagtatataataaatagtcgtagtaaaCATAACGAATtagcaaagtaatcgaagaatttatataaattatttaagtgatagtgataagtgaattattataagttagttaagtgtttaaataaattaagaacgaaaaaaagtgtttattacTTCACCCCAcaaatagaaagagtgtaaataaatacggaaaatattacaataatttggttatcgaaacagacagtgtaattatgagtattggtgtagtgatagCGTAAACAGTGTCTTTAACTTTGTATTTGTGGTGTGATTGTAAAATTACTGaactaataaacaaaattatctgtcaggtaattacaaaaaaatgattctattaGTTTTAACAAAAGCATTAATTATTTCCAATCGAAAGATAATTGGTGAGATCAGAAAGTTATGTAATAAAGCTTAGTGGAGGActttgaagaagaagaacttaCTAAGAACTGAAGGATTGGTATAAATACCAATTAATAACAAGATACATAAAAGCCCAAAGAGTAACATCCCAACCCAGGGAGAAGAATTGTGAACCATGAGATCATTATGTAAGTTGATAAGATCCGAGGAGTTATCTAGAGCGGCCAAAATTAGAACATACCGTACAAAAATACTACCAATAGGTACATAAGGAAGTGAAACGTGGGTTTTAACAAAGAcagtcaaaacaaaaattgttatgtGGAAAAGAAAGGTGCCTAGGAAAATTTTTGGAGGAAAATTAATGGATAACTTTGGAGAAAAAGAATTAACGAAGAACTGAAAGATTTGTATAAATACCAATAATAAGATACATAAAAACCCAAAGACTAAAAAGATGCAAAAAGGGTCATTGAAGAAGGGAAAAGGGGTATAAGGAGGggaaaaccaaagaaaaaaatggttggGCGGAGTTTTAAAGGATATTAGAGAGATTGAATCGAATTGGAGTGCAAAAGTACAGAATCGCAACCTGTGGAGAAGAATTGTGAAATCAGTTGAAGAccaattagaaaagaaaaataaattatgggCTTTAAAGACATTTagtattgtaaatatatataattgttagactagaaaaaatttactttgtccaattgaaaataactaaaaagaTAGGAAtatgtaacaaatataaataattttgtcatttatttgagAACCGGTTTTCCCCGAAAATGCTCTTTTAAATGATTCGCTTCTATAATgggaatgaaatatattttttttagtttagatCAACATACAAACAATTtcacaaatgaattttttgtcaatgaGATAAAACTATGAAATAGACCagctattttatatt belongs to Diorhabda carinulata isolate Delta chromosome X, icDioCari1.1, whole genome shotgun sequence and includes:
- the LOC130901473 gene encoding uncharacterized protein LOC130901473, which codes for MGMKYRPLCGHVRICNEHFTKDRFVPCTSVLRLKADAVPTILEVQKDHVMKGLDQIANKKVNIISQYIIKPEPQTLLDTKSLSNANSEVTEHEKTNSSQSPSQWAVTPISSTVRCRRTLFKDVEGLCSTQITPRKQKLMVIVKRKQGRIRKLQKVYKQKGKRIKTLENIAMNNCIKGMPSSISNFMMSQMRCAKRSPHRRRWTLDDKIMSLAIYKRSPKCYALLERLLVLPSRRTLFSLLQSIPFDVGINERLFLHLGLVYRVSENTNY